A genomic segment from Alistipes senegalensis JC50 encodes:
- a CDS encoding Rne/Rng family ribonuclease has product MNRELIVNVNPTEISIALCEDKVLVELNKEQCQTGFAVGDIYLGKVRKIMPGLNAAFVNIGHEKDAFIHYLDLGPQFPSLQKLVASQQPGKRGLRVEGMKLEPPVEKTGKIGEYLQVGQQIMVQVAKEAISTKGPRLTADISLAGRNVVLVPFTSKVFLSQKIRSADEKKRLKRIAAAVLPKNFGVIIRTAAMEARDEDIEHDIQTQIDRWRKTCAAIKKNVASAPAQLMSEMNRANTIIRDSLNGSFSQIAVDDEAMFNEIRNYIRQIEPEKEKIVKLYKGNVPIFDNFDISKQIKSLFAKYVSLKRGAYLIIERTEAMNVIDVNSGNRTKAEDNQEQTAMDVNLAAAKEIARQLRLRDLGGIVIIDFIDLHKAQNKQALFDEMVKLMATDKAKHTVLPLTKFGLMQITRQRVRPVAVESVSDVCPTCNGSGKIEPTVLLDKKIENQISFLTQDRGHKFIKLVVSPYVAAFLRKGFWSLRRRWEWKYKVRLEIAEDQSVGIVEVHYHDKKDNDLIQK; this is encoded by the coding sequence ATGAACAGAGAATTAATCGTCAACGTAAACCCGACCGAGATATCCATTGCGCTGTGCGAGGACAAGGTCCTCGTCGAGCTCAACAAGGAGCAGTGCCAGACGGGATTCGCCGTGGGGGACATCTACCTCGGGAAGGTGCGCAAGATCATGCCGGGTCTGAACGCGGCATTCGTCAACATAGGACACGAAAAGGATGCTTTCATCCACTACCTCGATCTGGGGCCGCAGTTCCCCTCGCTGCAAAAGCTCGTCGCCTCGCAGCAGCCCGGAAAACGGGGCCTGCGGGTCGAGGGAATGAAACTCGAACCGCCCGTCGAGAAGACCGGGAAGATCGGCGAATACCTCCAGGTGGGGCAGCAGATCATGGTCCAGGTGGCCAAGGAGGCCATTTCGACCAAGGGACCCCGCCTGACGGCCGACATTTCGCTGGCCGGCCGCAACGTGGTGCTGGTGCCCTTCACCTCGAAGGTGTTTCTCTCGCAGAAGATCCGTTCGGCGGACGAGAAAAAGCGTCTGAAACGCATCGCCGCGGCGGTGCTGCCGAAGAACTTCGGCGTTATCATCCGCACGGCGGCCATGGAGGCCCGGGACGAGGACATCGAGCACGACATCCAGACCCAGATCGACCGCTGGCGCAAGACCTGCGCGGCGATCAAGAAGAACGTGGCGTCGGCTCCGGCGCAGCTGATGAGCGAGATGAACCGCGCCAATACGATCATCCGCGACTCGCTGAACGGCTCCTTTTCGCAGATCGCCGTCGATGACGAGGCGATGTTCAACGAGATCCGCAACTACATCCGGCAGATCGAGCCCGAGAAGGAGAAGATCGTCAAACTGTACAAGGGCAACGTGCCCATCTTCGACAACTTCGACATCTCGAAGCAGATCAAGTCGTTGTTCGCCAAGTACGTGTCGCTGAAGCGCGGCGCCTACCTCATCATCGAGCGCACGGAGGCCATGAACGTCATCGACGTCAATTCGGGCAACCGCACCAAGGCCGAGGACAACCAGGAGCAGACCGCGATGGACGTGAACCTCGCGGCGGCGAAGGAGATCGCCCGGCAGCTGCGCCTGCGCGACCTCGGGGGAATCGTCATCATCGACTTCATCGACCTGCACAAGGCGCAGAACAAGCAGGCGTTGTTCGACGAGATGGTCAAGCTGATGGCCACCGACAAGGCCAAGCACACGGTGCTGCCGCTGACGAAATTCGGACTGATGCAGATCACCCGCCAGCGGGTGCGTCCGGTGGCCGTGGAGAGCGTCTCGGACGTTTGTCCGACGTGCAACGGATCGGGCAAGATCGAGCCTACGGTGCTGTTGGACAAGAAGATCGAGAATCAGATCTCGTTCCTCACGCAGGACCGCGGGCACAAATTCATCAAGCTGGTCGTGAGCCCCTATGTGGCGGCATTCCTCCGGAAGGGATTCTGGTCGCTGCGCCGCCGCTGGGAGTGGAAATACAAGGTGCGCCTCGAAATCGCCGAGGACCAGAGCGTCGGCATCGTGGAGGTGCATTACCACGACAAAAAGGATAACGACCTGATTCAGAAATAA
- a CDS encoding HU family DNA-binding protein: MTKADIVSEIAKSTGVEKVQVQAIVEAFMDSIKTSLTQKNNVYLRGFGSFIVKKRAKKVARNISKNTTITIPEHNIPAFKPAKSFAAKVK; encoded by the coding sequence ATGACAAAGGCAGATATCGTAAGCGAAATCGCTAAGAGCACCGGTGTTGAGAAGGTGCAGGTACAGGCTATCGTCGAGGCTTTCATGGACAGCATCAAGACATCGCTCACACAGAAGAACAACGTGTATCTCCGCGGATTCGGCAGCTTCATCGTGAAGAAACGCGCCAAGAAGGTCGCCCGCAACATCTCGAAGAACACGACCATCACCATCCCCGAGCACAACATCCCCGCTTTCAAGCCCGCCAAGAGCTTCGCAGCGAAGGTGAAATAA
- a CDS encoding permease: protein MIQRFADWLVYGVFGMSAETHAGSAVNFFFYDSIKILLLLFLISIVMGIVNAYFPIDELRRCLAARKLYGVQYLLASLFGAVTPFCSCSSIPLFIGFVKGGIPLGVTLAFLITSPLVNEVAVAMFLGSFGLRATMIYVVSGILLGTAGGFLLGRFELERYLSPWVRRLQTQSETESEAWAERRTPFADRFPVIVRDAWGVVRSVLPYVLAGIGVGAAMHGYVPEGFFEQYMSKDNWFAVPLAVICAVPMYANAAGIVPVIQVFVAKGIPLGTAVAFMMGVVGLSLPEAAMLKKVMTWRLIGIFFAVMTSFFILSGYVFNMLL, encoded by the coding sequence ATGATTCAACGATTTGCCGACTGGCTCGTTTACGGCGTGTTCGGGATGAGCGCCGAAACGCATGCGGGAAGTGCCGTCAATTTCTTTTTCTACGACAGCATCAAGATCCTGCTCCTGCTGTTTTTGATCAGTATCGTGATGGGAATTGTCAACGCCTATTTTCCCATCGACGAACTGCGCCGCTGCCTTGCCGCCCGGAAATTGTACGGGGTTCAATATCTCCTCGCCTCGTTGTTCGGGGCGGTCACGCCCTTCTGCTCCTGCTCGTCGATCCCGCTGTTCATCGGGTTCGTCAAGGGCGGCATTCCGCTGGGGGTGACATTGGCATTTCTGATCACCTCGCCGCTCGTGAACGAAGTCGCCGTGGCGATGTTCCTCGGTTCGTTCGGACTGCGGGCGACGATGATCTATGTCGTGAGCGGCATCCTGCTCGGCACGGCCGGCGGGTTCCTCCTCGGCCGCTTCGAATTGGAACGCTACCTCTCGCCGTGGGTGCGGCGGTTGCAGACGCAGTCCGAAACGGAATCCGAAGCGTGGGCGGAAAGGCGCACGCCCTTTGCGGATCGGTTTCCCGTCATCGTGCGCGATGCGTGGGGCGTCGTGCGGAGCGTGCTGCCGTACGTGCTGGCCGGCATCGGCGTGGGTGCGGCGATGCACGGGTATGTGCCCGAAGGATTTTTCGAACAATATATGTCGAAAGATAATTGGTTCGCCGTGCCTCTGGCGGTCATCTGCGCCGTGCCGATGTATGCCAACGCCGCCGGAATCGTCCCGGTGATTCAGGTTTTCGTGGCCAAAGGCATTCCGCTGGGAACTGCCGTCGCCTTTATGATGGGTGTCGTCGGGCTGTCGCTTCCGGAAGCCGCGATGCTGAAAAAAGTGATGACATGGCGGCTGATCGGGATCTTCTTCGCCGTGATGACCTCGTTTTTTATTCTGTCGGGGTATGTGTTTAATATGCTTCTGTAA
- a CDS encoding aromatic aminobenezylarsenical efflux permease ArsG family transporter encodes MEYLQNLSDGSAVPILTAFLLGLLTALSPCPLATNIAAVGYISKDLENRRRVFFNGLLYTLGRVAAYTLLGAVLIAVLREGAGVFAIQKAIGKWGEMLIGPVLVLIGSFMLFGHRLDLPKFGFSGRGGQVGRRGGWGAFLLGVLFSLAFCPTSGVFYFGMLIPMSAAETGGYLLPAVFAAATGLPVAVVAWILAYGVAGLGTFCNRMQAIQKWLTRIVGLLFIAVGIYYGVIYFC; translated from the coding sequence ATGGAGTATTTGCAAAACCTGTCGGACGGTTCGGCCGTTCCGATTCTGACGGCCTTTCTGCTCGGGTTGCTGACCGCCCTGAGCCCCTGTCCGCTGGCGACCAACATCGCTGCGGTGGGTTATATCTCGAAGGATCTGGAAAACCGTCGCCGCGTCTTCTTCAACGGCTTGCTTTACACGCTCGGGCGTGTCGCCGCCTACACCTTGCTGGGGGCGGTGCTGATTGCCGTGCTGCGTGAAGGGGCGGGTGTTTTCGCCATTCAGAAGGCAATCGGCAAATGGGGCGAAATGCTGATCGGCCCGGTGCTTGTTCTGATCGGATCGTTCATGCTCTTCGGACATCGGCTCGACCTGCCGAAATTCGGGTTTTCGGGTCGCGGCGGGCAGGTGGGACGGCGCGGCGGATGGGGTGCGTTTCTGCTCGGGGTTCTTTTTTCGCTGGCGTTCTGCCCGACGAGCGGGGTTTTCTATTTCGGGATGCTGATTCCGATGTCGGCCGCCGAAACGGGCGGCTATCTCCTGCCTGCCGTGTTTGCTGCCGCTACGGGGCTCCCCGTGGCGGTCGTCGCATGGATCTTGGCATATGGCGTCGCCGGGCTGGGGACCTTCTGCAACCGGATGCAGGCGATTCAAAAATGGCTCACGCGGATTGTGGGTCTGCTTTTTATAGCCGTAGGTATTTATTATGGTGTAATTTATTTCTGTTAA
- a CDS encoding nitrophenyl compound nitroreductase subunit ArsF family protein: MKRLLLLAAAAAFVACGQGPVGKTAADRPQDDGVEVLCFHGAKRCATCIAIETGVKEVIETDFAGQVGAGEVRFRIIDAAKPENGALADRYEVAWSALLLNKWRDGKETVTDLTRFAFANARTNPERFKAELCAEIRKQLDM; the protein is encoded by the coding sequence ATGAAAAGATTATTGTTGCTTGCGGCGGCCGCCGCGTTTGTCGCCTGCGGGCAAGGGCCTGTGGGAAAAACCGCTGCCGACAGGCCGCAGGACGATGGTGTCGAAGTGCTTTGTTTCCACGGAGCAAAACGCTGTGCGACTTGCATTGCGATTGAGACCGGTGTGAAAGAGGTCATCGAAACCGATTTCGCCGGGCAGGTCGGAGCCGGGGAGGTGCGCTTTCGCATTATCGACGCTGCAAAGCCGGAGAACGGAGCGTTGGCCGACAGGTATGAGGTGGCGTGGTCGGCGCTGTTGCTGAATAAATGGCGGGACGGAAAAGAAACCGTGACCGATCTGACGCGGTTCGCCTTCGCCAACGCCCGCACGAACCCGGAGAGATTCAAGGCGGAGCTCTGCGCCGAAATCCGGAAACAACTGGACATGTAG
- a CDS encoding thioredoxin family protein: MEIKVLGTGCAGCKALCETVRQAVAESGLDATVVKEEDIVKIMSYDVMTLPALVVDGRVVAQGRKLSLAEVRGLLTK, from the coding sequence ATGGAGATCAAAGTATTGGGAACGGGGTGCGCCGGATGCAAGGCGCTCTGCGAAACGGTGAGACAGGCCGTGGCCGAATCGGGATTGGACGCAACGGTCGTAAAGGAAGAGGACATCGTGAAAATCATGTCCTATGACGTGATGACTCTGCCCGCGTTGGTCGTGGACGGGCGGGTCGTGGCCCAAGGCCGGAAATTGTCGCTTGCAGAGGTTCGGGGATTGCTGACGAAATGA
- a CDS encoding ArsR/SmtB family transcription factor, whose product MTKRAYTDREERIARFAKAMGHPARMAILRFLAAQESCFFGDIHEVLPIAKATVSQHLKELKDAGLIQGEIETPKVRYCIDRANWAVARDLFADFFRDCREKDSCCG is encoded by the coding sequence ATGACGAAGAGAGCCTATACGGACCGGGAGGAGCGGATCGCCCGTTTTGCCAAAGCGATGGGGCATCCGGCGCGAATGGCCATCCTGCGCTTCCTTGCCGCGCAGGAGAGCTGCTTTTTCGGGGACATTCACGAAGTGCTGCCGATCGCAAAGGCGACCGTGTCGCAGCACCTCAAGGAGCTGAAGGATGCCGGATTGATACAGGGCGAGATCGAGACCCCGAAAGTCCGCTACTGCATCGACCGGGCGAATTGGGCGGTTGCGCGCGACCTCTTTGCCGATTTCTTCCGCGATTGCCGGGAGAAGGATTCCTGCTGCGGGTGA
- a CDS encoding response regulator: MVKILWVDDEVELLKPHVLFLQGKGYEVDTCNNGYDAIDMAAEGSYDLIILDEMMPGMTGLETLPQIKEVRPTTPVIMVTKSEEENIMDKAVGSKIADYLIKPVNPNQVLLSIKKNVHQQQLVTEQTTADYRSEFGRISSSLQMADTFQDWCSLYRKLANWEIELGESTDQSIKEVLAYQKTEANQEFCKFVRRNYYNWINKRADDTPVMSHTLMRTKIFPVVDENPKTTLLLIDNFRYDQWRSISSLLRGYYDVAQDDFYCAILPTATQYARNAVFAGLMPLAIDKLMPNKWLNDNEEGGKNQYEEEFLKRLMSQNGKSWKFSFDKLVRPEQGRKLVDNIQKVYDADFSVIVYNFLDILSHARTETDIIRELTEDEAAFRSLTRSWFEHSDLYTILRLLSERGHTVVITSDHGTIRVDNPVKVTGDRETSANLRYKTGRNLAYNSREVYEILKPEDIQLPSSNLTSSYIFAYNTDFLVYNNDANRHIRYYRNTFQHGGISMEEMIVPYIVLKPKK, from the coding sequence ATGGTCAAAATATTATGGGTCGATGACGAAGTCGAACTGCTGAAGCCCCACGTGCTGTTCCTGCAAGGGAAAGGGTACGAGGTGGACACCTGCAACAACGGATACGACGCGATCGACATGGCCGCCGAAGGCTCCTACGACCTGATCATCCTCGACGAGATGATGCCCGGCATGACGGGACTCGAAACCCTCCCCCAGATCAAGGAGGTGCGCCCCACGACCCCCGTGATCATGGTCACCAAGAGCGAGGAGGAGAACATCATGGACAAGGCCGTGGGTTCGAAGATCGCCGACTACCTCATCAAACCCGTCAACCCCAATCAGGTGCTGCTGTCGATCAAGAAGAACGTCCACCAGCAGCAGCTCGTGACCGAGCAGACCACCGCCGACTACCGTTCGGAGTTCGGACGCATCTCCTCGTCGCTGCAAATGGCCGACACGTTCCAGGACTGGTGCTCGCTCTACCGCAAGCTGGCCAACTGGGAGATCGAATTGGGGGAATCCACCGACCAGAGCATCAAGGAGGTGCTGGCCTACCAGAAGACCGAAGCCAACCAGGAATTCTGCAAGTTCGTGCGCCGCAACTACTACAACTGGATCAACAAACGCGCGGACGACACCCCCGTGATGTCGCATACGCTCATGCGCACCAAGATCTTCCCCGTCGTAGACGAGAACCCCAAGACCACGCTGCTGCTGATCGACAATTTCCGCTACGACCAGTGGCGGTCGATCTCGTCGCTGCTGCGGGGCTATTACGACGTTGCGCAGGACGATTTCTACTGCGCCATCCTGCCCACGGCCACGCAGTACGCCCGCAACGCGGTCTTCGCGGGGCTGATGCCGCTGGCCATCGACAAGCTGATGCCCAACAAGTGGCTCAACGACAACGAGGAGGGCGGCAAGAACCAATACGAGGAGGAGTTCCTGAAGCGGCTGATGAGCCAGAACGGCAAGTCGTGGAAATTCTCGTTCGACAAGCTCGTGCGCCCGGAGCAGGGCCGCAAGCTGGTGGACAATATACAAAAGGTCTACGACGCCGACTTCTCGGTGATCGTCTACAACTTCCTCGACATCCTCTCGCACGCGCGCACCGAGACCGACATCATCCGCGAGCTGACCGAGGACGAGGCGGCGTTCCGTTCGCTGACGCGCTCGTGGTTCGAGCATTCGGACCTCTACACCATCCTGCGCCTCCTGTCCGAACGGGGCCACACGGTGGTCATCACCTCGGACCACGGCACCATCCGCGTAGACAATCCCGTGAAGGTCACGGGCGACCGCGAGACCTCGGCCAACCTGCGCTACAAGACGGGCCGCAATCTGGCGTACAACTCCCGCGAGGTGTACGAGATTCTGAAACCCGAAGACATACAGCTGCCGTCGAGCAACCTCACGTCGAGCTACATCTTCGCCTACAACACGGATTTCCTGGTTTACAACAACGACGCCAACCGCCACATCCGCTACTACCGCAACACGTTCCAGCACGGCGGCATCTCGATGGAGGAGATGATCGTTCCGTATATCGTTCTAAAGCCCAAGAAATAA
- the tsaE gene encoding tRNA (adenosine(37)-N6)-threonylcarbamoyltransferase complex ATPase subunit type 1 TsaE has product MRTIHITSQDELPQVAEAVIRSLGRRTVVAFRGEMGAGKTTLIREIAAELGAKDTVTSPTFAIVNQYKGDGNRRIHHFDFYRIDDLREAFDFGYEEYFYSGDLCLVEWPEKIEPLLPDNVMTVRITVDSDTARTFEID; this is encoded by the coding sequence ATGAGAACCATCCACATCACCTCGCAGGACGAGCTTCCGCAGGTCGCCGAGGCGGTCATCCGCTCGCTGGGCCGCCGCACGGTGGTCGCCTTCCGCGGCGAAATGGGCGCCGGCAAGACCACGCTCATCCGCGAAATCGCGGCCGAACTCGGAGCCAAAGACACCGTCACCAGCCCCACGTTCGCCATCGTCAACCAATACAAGGGCGACGGCAACCGCCGCATCCACCATTTCGACTTCTACCGCATCGACGACCTGCGCGAGGCGTTCGACTTCGGGTACGAAGAGTATTTCTATTCGGGCGACCTCTGCCTGGTGGAGTGGCCCGAGAAGATCGAACCGCTGCTGCCCGACAATGTGATGACGGTGCGCATCACCGTTGACAGCGACACGGCCCGCACGTTCGAAATAGACTGA
- a CDS encoding SRPBCC domain-containing protein — MQEYISKQHRILRPAEQIYAVISRFDNLTPALADRVEEWQATEETCSFKAKGFTVKLRMAEREEPKHVKIVGDDGGIPMDFAFWIQLHKVSETDTRMRLVLHIELNMMMKMMVGGKLQGAIDQIAEGIAQAMQA; from the coding sequence ATGCAAGAGTACATATCGAAACAACACCGGATTCTGCGTCCCGCAGAACAGATTTACGCCGTCATCAGCCGCTTCGACAACCTCACGCCGGCCCTCGCCGACCGGGTCGAGGAGTGGCAGGCCACCGAGGAGACCTGCTCGTTCAAAGCCAAGGGCTTCACCGTCAAACTCCGCATGGCGGAGCGCGAGGAGCCCAAACACGTCAAGATCGTGGGCGACGACGGGGGAATTCCGATGGACTTCGCCTTCTGGATTCAGCTGCACAAGGTTTCGGAGACCGATACACGCATGCGGCTGGTCCTGCACATCGAGCTGAACATGATGATGAAGATGATGGTCGGCGGCAAATTGCAGGGCGCCATCGACCAGATCGCCGAAGGCATCGCCCAAGCCATGCAGGCGTAA